In Verrucomicrobiia bacterium, the sequence ATCAAAAACTTTCCACGCTTTCTAAGGTTTGCCAGCTGCCGCTTGGTCTTCCTGCTTCCCCTCTTTCACGGGCGCCTCTGGTAACGCATAACTCTGATTTCGCGACAACAAATAAGCAACCAAAGCCTTCGCATCCATCGTCGGCACCACTTCATAACCGGGCTTCGGCGCATCCTGTCCAAACAAAGCAACCGCATCTTCAGAAATCTGGCCCACAATTTTCCGCTCCTCGAACAAATAACGAAAAGGAGGCATAATGGAATCCGGATTCAAAGAACGAGGATTATAAAGATGCTGATAATGCCACATCGCACTTGGCTGACGCATGCCCACATTGGATAAATCAGGTCCGACTCGACTGCTTCCCCAAAATACCGGACCCGATTCCCAATAATCACGAGGCACGCTCTGCCGCACACCCCATCCCCTATCAATATCCGCTCCACCACCACGAATCCGTTGCGAATGACAGCCTGCACACCCCTGAGCCGCATAAACCGTTGCCCCGCGTTGAACTAATCCTGACTCAACCGGCGGTGTTCTATCACCCGTTTCTTCATCCACCACAGGTTGCAACTGAGCAAACTTTGTATAGGGTATAGCCACAGTCACTAACCAAGCAATACCAAATACAACAGCAACTCCCAAAAAAATTTCACTAAACCGCTTCACCTTGCGCCTCCATTACAACCTGCTTTTCATCTTCACCTTTCTTACTGCATATTCGAAATCCATTCATACCCAACCATTTCATTACATTAAGAAACACCACTCCCCAAGCTATCAACAAAAAAAGCGTAGCAATCACTCGCCCTCTGGCATAAGGAAGTCCACTTTCAATCACCTGATTAAACGTCAACTCATGATTCGCGATCGTTTTACCCTGAACAATTCCCGCAACCAACAATAACACAACCCAAGTTGCTGTTCCATAAACGATTGACCAAAAATGCACTCGCACCCCTTTTTCTTCAAAGGGCTTTCTTCGCAATAAATAAGGCAACCCATAATAAAAAGCACCTAAACTCACTAAAGTCACAAATCCCATCACCCACACTGTCATCTCGCCCAAAGAAAAATAAGTCAAACTCAATACCCCACTCCAATTTGAAATTCCCTCAACCATATGAGCCAAACCGCCAAAAAATAAAAAAGCCAACCCCATCGCAACAAAACGCAATACCCAACTTTCTATCATCGCCTCAGGATCATTTTGCAAACTTCCCAACAAATTCAATGCCACCACCACAATCGGCACTAACAACAAAACACTCGAAGTCATTCCCAATGTGGAAAGCCACAAAGGTAAAGGCGCTCCGGTTAACCCATGCGCTCCACTCCAACTAGCAAAAAAGAACCAACTCCAAAAACCCACAGCAGCCAACGAATAAAGCGGTAGCCGTTTTTTCACAATTACTGGCACCAAATAATAAGCCATTGCAATAGCCATCGGCACCAAAAACAAATTTACCAAACTTTGCTTTGCCCAATGAATCAACAATCCCTCTACTACCCCAGAAACCGGTCGACCCATAAAAAACAACACCGTTGTTAAAATCCAAACCAAACACAATGCCGCTCCCAACCCATACCATTGCGCAATAAACTCCTTCTTACCCTGTCGCAACAATTTCAACACACTCCAACTCCACAACACTGCTGCTATCCATACCATCGCCAAACCTTGACGCGGTAAACCCAACAAACTCAAATCTCGCACCCCACCCACCAAAACTAACCACACTCCAACTCCCAAACCCAAATGCCACAACCACGCCGAAGCTCCTACTGTCAAACGATTCGATAAAGCTTTACCAGCCATTCTTCCCATCATCCAAATGCCTCCACCCAACACCATCGATCCCGCCCATCCATAAACCGTCACCGCTTGCCACACCTCAAACAGTCGACCATAAGACAACCAACCCACTGGATAGCCAAAAAAAGTGGTAAGAAAATCCGGCTTATATAATTTCACTGACAAAACAAAACCCAAAACTGCGCTCACCAAAAGCCAGAAAAAGGCCGGCGCCCAAAATCCTACTACCACACGACGAAAAGAAGCATCTACCTCTTCCGCTCCTAACCAGTCTGTCTTATTATTCGCATCCATAAAATTTATTAAAAACAAACTTCTTTCGCTTCCTCCATTACGTTAAGGTTTATTCACCTCTTCGCTCATAGAATTGGTTCCCGATCCGTTTGTATCC encodes:
- a CDS encoding cbb3-type cytochrome c oxidase subunit II produces the protein MKRFSEIFLGVAVVFGIAWLVTVAIPYTKFAQLQPVVDEETGDRTPPVESGLVQRGATVYAAQGCAGCHSQRIRGGGADIDRGWGVRQSVPRDYWESGPVFWGSSRVGPDLSNVGMRQPSAMWHYQHLYNPRSLNPDSIMPPFRYLFEERKIVGQISEDAVALFGQDAPKPGYEVVPTMDAKALVAYLLSRNQSYALPEAPVKEGKQEDQAAAGKP
- a CDS encoding cbb3-type cytochrome c oxidase subunit I, whose product is MDANNKTDWLGAEEVDASFRRVVVGFWAPAFFWLLVSAVLGFVLSVKLYKPDFLTTFFGYPVGWLSYGRLFEVWQAVTVYGWAGSMVLGGGIWMMGRMAGKALSNRLTVGASAWLWHLGLGVGVWLVLVGGVRDLSLLGLPRQGLAMVWIAAVLWSWSVLKLLRQGKKEFIAQWYGLGAALCLVWILTTVLFFMGRPVSGVVEGLLIHWAKQSLVNLFLVPMAIAMAYYLVPVIVKKRLPLYSLAAVGFWSWFFFASWSGAHGLTGAPLPLWLSTLGMTSSVLLLVPIVVVALNLLGSLQNDPEAMIESWVLRFVAMGLAFLFFGGLAHMVEGISNWSGVLSLTYFSLGEMTVWVMGFVTLVSLGAFYYGLPYLLRRKPFEEKGVRVHFWSIVYGTATWVVLLLVAGIVQGKTIANHELTFNQVIESGLPYARGRVIATLFLLIAWGVVFLNVMKWLGMNGFRICSKKGEDEKQVVMEAQGEAV